ttccttttttttgtttatatatatatatagtttaatatatatatttattaagaATGACACGTGTCACCATTTTTATAGGTGTTGACGTCATATTTAACAGAATTCGTCATATTTTTTAACGGAACTTGACTCCAgtgactaaattgtttttttggaatatttcatgaactttaaattttactttcatacgacatgaaacgatttataatttaggcaaactatagtgactaattatttatttattttcaaaaacccttttttatttttttgtatttattcgcccattgttttttaaaaaaaaaataaaaaaaaaattgatttttttaaaaaattgttctattattttattttttaaaagaatagagatattatagaaatataaaaaaataagtggcggttttgatacattttggtagtttgataggctactttagtaccttttaaaTAGTGTTTGGCTCTATTGCAAACGACTATTAGTttggaggcttttttatatttttttccttagtttTTCGGCTTCTTATTGTTAGTTTAATgtacttaaaaataataataaataaataaataaaacgcTTAACTTGGGTCACAATTACAGCCCAATTCGAGTCCGACTGTAAGTAGTTGGAATCAATCCAAATCAATCCAAAGAGAGGCCGTCTATACCTACTAGTAGGAGGCAAGGAAAGCAAGTTGCAAGTGTAGGAATGAAAACGGCAAGCCTTTGACAAATACGGCAAGACATTTTAATACAACTACAAGTCGTCTAATTGGCACTTATTCCTAATACCAAAACCCCCCTCAAGGCTCAAACGACTCGCTGCTAATTCTAGAGCTCCGCAAACCAAAGGATATGGAAGGTGGAGCTGGTGTGAGTGGCAGTGAAGACAGCACAAAGAAAGGGTTGGGTGGCACAGGTTTGGATCTCCCACTGAATCGCCACGGAAACTTGAAAAGTGCTTCCGGCGATCAAAGCCTTACGAACATTCTTCTGGAGATTAAGTCTTCCAAAACCCCTGTAAGCACCCATTACCAgcttatttttcaatttttactttttttgttgtCTTGGGATCCTTCAGgcttctttgatttttctttcttatgggTCTGCGAATTTGACAAATGGGTTATTCTTTATCCGTCATTTTGCTTCTCTGAAgctaaagaaatgaaaatgaatttcTAGGAGATTTTGGGTTGTGGGAAGGAGGCACACcaagaaaaatctttcttttctcgGCAATCAGACAGGGAAAAGATATGGATGAATTGAATTCATTTATTTCCTGAggccgatatatatatatatatatggtgtagTTTCATGTGTGTAGATTGGTTTTAATCCTTTGAATGGCGTCAGTTTCATGATTCTTTCCTTCTATTGAAATCCTTGCAGGCAGTTATCAACTACGGTGCATCTTGGTACGTAACAAGTTCTTCAAAAGCCTTTTTCCTGATCTCTcgttttaattatcaaaatcatATGCACAAACCCATTCACAAAAAGGCAGTATTTGTGAGCTTCTTGTACGAACACAAAATGTTTGATGTAATGATGATTTACACGGTGAGTTGCATATGTAAGGGTTAAGACTTAAGAGGCATTTTTGCCAGGAAACTGGTTCTTGTTTCATACAAGTTGTGGGATACATGGAGTTTGGGCGTGTCCTTTGATGTGAGGGAAAAATTGAGCTATGGTAATTGCTCAAGTCAGTCTTCGTATAAGGATCTGGATCCCAGCAATTTGTTGTCCGGATTGCTATCATTTCGGACAGTAAATGTGAGAAAGCTTTTATGAAGACCACCTACTCGAGCAAATGAATGGGTTGCCCTAGATTTGCTTAGATAAGTAGGCTCTATAAAAACTCTCTAATAATTCGGGCAATGAAATTGCTGAGGATCTCTATCTGACTAGAGGGTCAAACATGAAGTTCTTGACATAATCAACAATATGGAATAATATTTGGTTTGTTATCATTTTTCAGGTGCCGTGTTTGTAGCCAGATCCTCCCTAAATTCTGTCAGTTGAGTAACAATTTCCCAAAGCTTTCTTTCATATATGCGGATATTGATGAATGTCCAGAAACGACTCAGCACATCCGCTATACACCAACGTTTCAGTTTTACCGAGACGGTGAAAAGGTAGATGAGATGTTTGGTGCTGGAGAAGAGCGGTTGCATGATCGTTTGTGGTTACACTCCTGAAGACATTATCTCAGGATTAACAAATAATATTGTTTAGCTGTTGAAACAATTTGCTGTATTTGTTAAGCTTAGCACGTGTACATGGGTCACAAGCTATCGCTGAAGTCCTTTCGTAAtgaattctttcttttcttgttctgCTTCTCCCCCTCCCCCAAGCCTTCTCTTGTTCTGCTTGTAAGAGTCACATGGTTGGCAGAACTGCCAGAACCTACCTCATCTACTGCCACCACAGCTACCGTCAGATGGTGCTGGCCATCCGCGGATTGAATCTGGTGAAATTGAGCGACTACAAGCTCTTGTTGGAACAACCATTTGGGCATGCAGATGTTCAACGGCGGGTACGTGCACCGCGGGCTGTTGAAGCCTGCGATTTGGTGATTTGGGTGTGGGGCTCTGGTGCAAACTTGGAGTGGAAGAGAAAGGAGAAAGCAAAGAGAAGACTAAAAAAATAGATAGACAAGGGAGAAAGAGATTTTGTGAACAAGGGAAAGGTTTTGGGAATGTGTAAGAAAACTGTAAGATTGTAATTTAGGGAATGTGTAAGAAAACTGTTGGAGAAGGGTTTTGGGAAGTTTTATCTAAATGAAGCAAAGAAAGTTTAAGAAAGCTGCT
Above is a genomic segment from Corylus avellana chromosome ca9, CavTom2PMs-1.0 containing:
- the LOC132191852 gene encoding thioredoxin-like 3-3, with amino-acid sequence MEGGAGVSGSEDSTKKGLGGTGLDLPLNRHGNLKSASGDQSLTNILLEIKSSKTPAVINYGASWCRVCSQILPKFCQLSNNFPKLSFIYADIDECPETTQHIRYTPTFQFYRDGEKVDEMFGAGEERLHDRLWLHS